In Acaryochloris marina S15, a single genomic region encodes these proteins:
- the recF gene encoding DNA replication/repair protein RecF (All proteins in this family for which functions are known are DNA-binding proteins that assist the filamentation of RecA onto DNA for the initiation of recombination or recombinational repair.), translating into MYLQQLHLIQFRNYVAQQVEFSAPKTILVGPNAQGKSNLLEAVELLSTLKSHRVSRDRDLVKDGESLSQVTATLQRESGPLDLSLTLRANGRRTVSVNSETIRRQLDFLGHLNIVQFSSLDMDLVRGGPGERRNWLDAVLVQLEPVYAHLLQQYQQVLKQRNAYLKHHRSDDAPQVDPQQLVLWNQQLAASGSRVIQRRQRMLMRLVPLAGHWHQTISGHQEQLEILYTPNVSYDPQFPEQLYPQFLSQLEEKSMLEQLQGLSLVGPHRDEVTLLINGTPARQYGSQGQQRTLVLALKLAELKLIEEVVGEAPLLLLDDVLAELDLNRQNQLLDAIQTRFQTLITTTHLGAFDAKWLDSAQILTVKAGQVQFST; encoded by the coding sequence GTGTATCTCCAGCAGCTTCACCTGATCCAATTTCGCAACTATGTCGCCCAGCAGGTAGAGTTCTCTGCTCCCAAAACCATTTTGGTGGGGCCAAATGCCCAGGGAAAGTCCAACCTATTAGAAGCAGTAGAGCTGCTCTCAACTTTAAAATCTCATCGGGTCAGCCGCGATCGCGACTTAGTTAAAGACGGTGAATCCCTCAGCCAAGTAACGGCGACCCTCCAACGAGAAAGTGGCCCTCTCGATTTGAGTTTGACTCTACGGGCCAATGGCCGTCGCACGGTTTCGGTTAATAGTGAAACGATTCGTCGCCAGCTCGATTTTTTGGGGCACCTCAATATAGTCCAGTTCTCCAGCCTTGATATGGATCTGGTGCGGGGAGGGCCAGGAGAGCGTCGGAATTGGCTAGATGCGGTGCTGGTGCAGTTGGAACCTGTCTATGCCCATTTGCTGCAGCAATATCAGCAGGTCCTCAAGCAGCGCAACGCCTATCTCAAACATCATCGTTCTGACGATGCCCCTCAGGTTGATCCTCAACAGCTAGTTCTGTGGAATCAGCAGTTAGCGGCGAGTGGTTCACGGGTGATTCAGCGGCGTCAGCGGATGTTGATGCGATTAGTTCCCCTAGCGGGTCACTGGCACCAAACTATTAGTGGTCACCAAGAACAGCTGGAAATCCTCTACACCCCTAACGTTAGCTACGATCCGCAATTTCCTGAGCAGCTCTATCCCCAGTTCCTTAGCCAACTGGAGGAAAAGTCGATGCTGGAGCAATTGCAAGGTCTATCCCTGGTTGGTCCCCATCGGGATGAAGTGACGCTCCTGATTAATGGCACCCCCGCCCGCCAGTATGGGTCCCAAGGTCAGCAGCGCACGTTAGTATTGGCTCTGAAGTTAGCGGAACTGAAGCTGATTGAGGAAGTAGTCGGTGAAGCCCCCTTACTGCTTCTAGATGATGTGCTGGCAGAGCTAGATCTCAATCGCCAAAACCAGCTTTTAGATGCGATTCAGACCCGCTTTCAAACCCTGATTACGACCACCCATCTAGGTGCTTTTGATGCCAAATGGTTAGACTCTGCCCAAATATTGACGGTGAAAGCAGGGCAGGTCCAGTTTTCAACCTAG
- a CDS encoding ribonuclease H-like domain-containing protein, with protein MALSEFQVCDRDLSTAFLQDYLQADRIAVDTETMGLKPHRDRLCLVQICNPEGQVTVVRIAQGQMDAPNLKQLMEADKVLKVFHFARFDIATLLHHLDIETMPIFCTKIASKLVRTYSPRHGLKELVRELVGEELDKSAQSSDWGNAENLSEEQLNYASNDVRYLLSAQATLVKMLEREDRLELAMACFQCLPTIVTLDLMHFDNIFEH; from the coding sequence ATGGCATTAAGTGAGTTTCAGGTTTGCGATCGCGACCTCAGTACCGCCTTTCTTCAGGACTATCTCCAGGCAGATCGGATTGCGGTAGATACCGAAACCATGGGATTAAAGCCCCATCGTGATCGCCTCTGTCTGGTACAGATTTGCAATCCTGAAGGCCAAGTCACCGTGGTACGCATTGCCCAGGGACAAATGGATGCGCCCAATCTCAAGCAACTGATGGAAGCGGACAAAGTCCTCAAGGTCTTTCACTTTGCCCGGTTTGATATCGCCACGCTGTTGCATCACCTTGATATTGAAACCATGCCGATCTTTTGTACCAAGATTGCCAGTAAGCTGGTACGAACCTATAGCCCTCGCCATGGCCTCAAGGAGCTAGTGCGAGAGTTAGTGGGTGAAGAACTCGACAAGTCGGCTCAAAGCTCCGATTGGGGGAATGCTGAAAATCTCTCGGAAGAGCAGTTGAACTATGCATCGAATGATGTCCGTTACCTGTTATCTGCTCAGGCAACCCTCGTGAAGATGCTAGAGCGGGAAGACCGCCTCGAATTAGCCATGGCTTGCTTCCAGTGTCTACCCACCATCGTCACCCTTGACCTGATGCATTTTGACAATATTTTTGAGCATTAA
- a CDS encoding YciI family protein, with protein MAKYVMWGSYCEGVLEKRAPYRQDHLDGLNAQKAAGTLVTIGPTKDTKMVFGIYEAENEATVRNLVESDPYWKNGIWTEYEIREWIQAI; from the coding sequence ATGGCGAAGTACGTAATGTGGGGCAGTTACTGCGAAGGCGTGTTAGAAAAGCGAGCACCCTATCGCCAAGATCATTTAGATGGTCTCAACGCTCAGAAAGCGGCAGGCACACTAGTCACCATTGGTCCGACCAAAGACACCAAAATGGTATTTGGCATCTACGAGGCTGAAAACGAGGCTACAGTCCGTAACCTAGTCGAGTCCGACCCTTACTGGAAAAATGGCATTTGGACAGAATACGAAATCCGAGAATGGATTCAAGCAATTTAG
- a CDS encoding DUF5063 domain-containing protein has translation MDSSNLESSGLKLSGVAAPIASFIQAAADYCLLIESCEQYATDQFIHHARYQVARIYLAALSLPQVEATGESLNRDISHEEYSQIGRSLVAKFDQYNLYWQILDPGELEPDDPGCQTLSDDLADIWRDLKPGLLHWNTTTDSLRQAILWEWYFNFHHHWSTHAVDALRIIDWLINHHGIADTDT, from the coding sequence ATGGATTCAAGCAATTTAGAATCAAGTGGATTGAAATTATCTGGCGTAGCTGCCCCTATTGCCTCATTTATCCAAGCTGCTGCCGACTATTGTTTGTTGATCGAATCATGCGAACAATACGCCACTGATCAATTCATTCACCATGCTCGCTATCAGGTTGCCCGCATTTATCTGGCAGCACTTTCATTACCTCAAGTTGAAGCAACTGGGGAAAGTCTTAACCGTGATATTTCTCACGAAGAGTATTCACAAATCGGCAGATCTCTAGTGGCAAAATTTGATCAGTACAATCTCTACTGGCAAATATTGGATCCTGGAGAGCTTGAGCCTGACGATCCTGGATGTCAAACCTTGTCAGATGATCTAGCCGATATTTGGCGAGATCTCAAGCCTGGTCTGCTGCACTGGAACACCACAACCGATAGTCTGCGTCAAGCCATCCTTTGGGAATGGTATTTTAACTTTCATCATCATTGGTCTACCCATGCTGTTGACGCACTTCGGATTATCGACTGGTTGATTAACCACCATGGAATAGCAGACACAGATACTTAA